A single region of the Prochlorococcus marinus str. MIT 0917 genome encodes:
- the holA gene encoding DNA polymerase III subunit delta, producing the protein MPIHLIWGDDYEACNREIEEIIQTVIDPSWKSFNYSQIDGNDPRQNFRALEEVQSAPLGSGGRVVLVRRSPFCNGCSMELAKKLEQAIKLIPDNTHLILNNSNKPDKRLKTTKLIEKSIQSNILSKEESFLLPLPWDINGQRKLVKTILSKLNLKMNNDTIDLIVESIGNDSSLINTELQKLSLLSEAITKKSNTNGQREISKELVKKIIQNNSTNALEIADCLLKGQRIVALHKIQSLLRNGEPALRIITTLTGQSRGWLWVHLLDSQGNQDVKEIAKLSGISNPKRIYVIRKQIQGKSLEILLELMKKLLKIEASIKSGTNPIDSFKDNLLTESKILTNN; encoded by the coding sequence ATGCCAATACATTTAATATGGGGGGATGATTATGAAGCCTGTAACAGGGAAATAGAAGAAATAATTCAAACAGTTATTGATCCATCATGGAAAAGTTTTAACTATAGTCAAATAGATGGAAATGACCCAAGGCAAAATTTCAGAGCACTTGAAGAGGTTCAAAGTGCTCCTTTAGGAAGCGGAGGCAGAGTTGTACTGGTTAGAAGAAGCCCCTTTTGCAATGGATGTTCTATGGAGTTGGCTAAAAAACTTGAACAAGCAATTAAATTAATTCCTGATAATACACATCTAATTTTAAATAATTCAAATAAGCCAGATAAAAGACTTAAGACAACAAAATTAATAGAGAAAAGTATACAATCAAATATTTTATCAAAGGAAGAAAGTTTTCTTCTTCCACTACCATGGGATATCAATGGACAACGAAAATTAGTCAAAACTATTTTATCTAAATTAAATCTAAAAATGAATAATGATACAATTGATTTAATAGTAGAAAGTATAGGTAATGATAGCTCTTTAATTAATACAGAACTTCAAAAACTCTCATTATTATCAGAGGCAATTACTAAAAAATCAAACACAAATGGACAACGAGAAATCTCAAAAGAACTAGTCAAAAAAATAATTCAAAATAATTCTACTAATGCCCTTGAAATTGCCGATTGCCTACTGAAAGGACAGAGAATTGTAGCCCTACACAAAATTCAATCCTTACTTAGAAATGGAGAACCAGCTTTAAGGATAATTACAACGCTGACTGGTCAATCAAGAGGATGGCTTTGGGTACATCTATTGGATTCACAGGGGAATCAGGATGTCAAAGAGATCGCCAAACTTTCTGGGATTTCTAATCCAAAACGTATTTATGTAATTCGCAAACAAATTCAAGGTAAATCTTTGGAAATTTTGCTTGAATTAATGAAAAAACTTTTAAAAATCGAAGCCTCAATAAAATCAGGAACCAATCCAATCGATTCTTTTAAAGATAATCTGCTAACAGAAAGTAAAATTTTGACTAATAACTGA